GTAGCCTTGGACATAACCCGAAGAGAAGGGAGCTGGGCTTTCAAGGTACTAATGGGTGCATCATCACCATACACCGTAAGCTTACTCAAATGCTCTTCCGGCAGATTTTGAAGATACTCCGCCAGTTGAGCCCCTTCTTTTGCATCGCTGCTCTTGATATGGATCAGGAAAGAGCTGTCCGGGAATGTGGATAGAACCTCGCTCAAGGAAGGCATAAGACCCGTTCCTTTACCCCGAAACGGATAAGTAGCTCCTTTGTCAGCCGTGTATCCATAACCGATGTCTATGTTTTTCAGCTCTTCCATGGTATAATCCATGACCATGCCTTGTACGTTCGTACGGCATCCTAAGGTCCAATCATGAAATACGGCAAACTGACCGTCCTTTGTCGGTTTGATATCCAGCTCAACCAGGTCCGCTCCCGCGTCAAAGGCGGCTTCCATGGACGGAATTGTATTTTCCAAATAGGGATGCTCCGGCTCGTAAATGCGAGAGGCCGTGCAAGTGTCCGCTTCAATGCCCTCCATGGTAAATGTTTGGCCAAGACCGCGGTGTGCAAGAAGTAAAGGTTCACCCGTGCGTTCTTTGGTAAGAAGTGAAGTATTATTTAAAAATATAAATATGAACAGTACGAGAATAAACGGTATAATTTTCTTCCATCTTTTTTTGTTTTTCACTATCCGATCCTCCACAATCTGTTTACAATATACAGTAATAAAGACCCTCATATTTAATTTTATCCATATGGAGAGCTCACTCAATAGCTGAACCATAACAATTACATGATAACGATCTGATAATAGCAATATAATGATAAAGATACGGGAGGGCTAGTTATGGATAAATCCTCCTTTTTGATGGTGGAACGGGGAAATCCTTACGAGCGGGGGGATATCATTCCGCTGACAAGCAAGATGATTATTTTGGGCAGAAAGGGAAAGCAGTGGGATCCCGATATTTCCTTTGATAATGTGTTTGTGTCCCGGAAACACGCAGCTCTATTGTATAAAAACGGGCGCTTCTTCATTAAAGATTTGAACAGTAAGCATGGGACTTTCGTGAATCAGGAACGGCTGGCGCCGAACGGGGAAAGACCCCTTCAAAATGCGGATTCGGTTGCGCTGGCGGGTGATTTGATTGTTTTGTCGTTCTCCATCCTCAGCATGGATGAAACGATGGACATTACGCCGCTGATGAAACAAATGGCGGTTGTTGAGGCACCCGGCGGGGTTAAACTGGACCCGTTCAAACAGGAGCTTGTTTTCGGAGAAGACGTTTATGCTTTTTCAGAAAAAGAGTATAAATGCATGGAGATGCTGATCCATCATAAAGGGCAGTTCGTGTCTAAGGAACAGCTAAAGCTGGAGGTATGGCCTGAACGAAGTTATAGCATAGGAGAGATTCCGGATGTGAGCGCGGAGGAGCTAAATGCCCTAATCTACCGGGTAAGGAAGAAAACGCGTCATATTTTGTCTATTGAAAGTATCCGGGGGAAAGGATACATACTGCATTCTAAAGATTAGATGACGGCTATATTAAAAAAGGGACATCCCCGAGACCAGTAAATCTGGCTTGCACGGGATGTCCCTCTTTTCTTGTTAAATGGAGTGCATAATATGATTAATCGTTATTTTTTTGAAATCGAGAATGGAATCTCGTCTTGTTCATATTGGCGGAAGCTAGGAGCCAACCCAAGGCGGAAATCCAGTGTTTTGCCATCCATTATATCCTCATGCTTAATGTACAGCTTGGTGTAGTCTTCGCCGTCCAGCTTAACATTCGCTACGAAATTGGACTGAGGATTATTGTTGTCGGTATGAACCTGCATTTGTTTGCCGTTTGGAAGTTCAATCGTTACGCTGTCGAATAGCGGAATACCGAGTACATATTCACCGCTTCCCGGACATACCGGATAGAAGCCCATGGAGCTGAATACATACCATCCGGCCATACTTCCGTTATCCTCATCACCTGGGAATCCGTCAAAGCCGCTGTTGAACAGGTTCGTCAAAATCTGCTTGATCACAACCTGGGACGAAGCCGGCTGTCCGACATAGTTGAACAGATATGGAATATGGAAGCTCGGCTGATTGGAAATCGCCACCTGTCCGAAATCGATCGCCGCCATTTCACTCATTTCATGAATTTCAAAGCCGTAACCCTTCACATCAAAGTCCGGAGCTTTGTTGCACAATTCGGTTATTTTGTTAAAGAATCGTTCCTTCGATCCATAGCCTTCAATCAATCCTTCGAAATCTTGGAATACCGCAAAGCTGGTCTGCCACGCACTACCTTCGGCATAATCAAGTCCCCAGCTTGTATCGTTGAAGTCCGGACGGAATTGTCCATTCTGGTCCTTAGCCCGCATAAACCCGGTTTCGGCATCAAAAATGTTGCGGTAGTTCAGCGCGCTTTGTCTGTATCGATCAGCCAATTCGGTGTTCCCTAATACATCCGCTACCCGGCTGATACAGTAATCGCTGTAAGCATAATCGAGCGTATGGTTGACGCTTTCGTGATAGTTGCTTGGAACATAACCGTATTTCAAATAATCCAGAGTGCCCTGGCGACCGTAAATGTTCATTTCGCTCTGTGTTGTTGCTGCCTTCAGCATCGCTTCAAGCAGTTCTGGCAGCAGAGGATCGGCAATGCCTTTTACGGCTGCGTCAGCAATAACGGCATCAATCAGTGTACCAGGCATCAGACCGCGCTCATCCGGAGACAGCCATTTTGGCAAGAAGCCGGCTTCTCGGTACGAATTCAGATAGCCCTCCAGCATTTCCTTGTACTCCTGAGGGGCAATAATGGAATAGAGCGGATACACTGTTTTGTATGTATCCCAGAATCCGTTATTGGTGTATAGAATGCCTTTCTTAACGGCTTTGGCGGTCGTATCGTAATGAATCGGTTCCATATTACCATCCAGCTCATAGAACTTTTGAGGGAACAGGAACATGCGGTACAAGCATGTATAGAAGGTCTTTAAATATTCTTCATTGTGATGTGTCACTTTGATTTTGTTTAAATAGTGATTCCAAGCGTTAGCTGCTTCTTCTTTCATATTTTCAAAAGAGGTTGCAATCTCCCGCTGGTAGTTGAGCTCCGCCTGCTCGAGGCTAATAAAGGAGGTGGCAAGTTTGACCTCCAGCGTATCTTTCTCACAATCCGTAAAGCGAATGACAGCATGCTGATCGGTTCCTTCCAGCACTGCAACGTTCTCTAGTTGTTCTTTGGCATTGTAAAAGCCAGAAGTGGATGGATCGATGTCCTTGTTGAATGTCATAACTATATATATTCCAAAATTCTCGTCCTGACAGCCGGAGAAATTGCTAATAAAGCCTGAGACTTTACGGCTTGCTGCATCCCATTGCAGCGAGCTTTTCCCTTTAGCGTTCAGAACAAGACCTGCTTGTTGACTGGAGTTGTATTTAATTCGAAGCGATGCACCGTAACAGGACGGAACGAGTTCAGTCGTTATGTTGTAACGCTGCTGCTTTACGCGAACATAATGTGGTTTGAAGATGGCTTCTTCAGGACGATAGGAGCTTTGACAGGAGAAGATAGACCCTCTGATCTTGTCATCGGCAACCGGCGTCATTAGGAAATGGGCGAAGTCTCCCATCCAAGGACTCGGCTGGTGTGTCAAGCGTATTCCTTGAAAAACACGGTCATTCGGATTGAAGAACCAGCTTCCCTGATCGTTGGTTTGAACAACAAAGTGATTCATACCAAAAGGTACCGAAGTGTACGGCAGCGTATTGCCGTTCGAATACGAATGTTTGTTGTTGGAGCCTTGTCTAGTATCGATATAGTGCAGCATGCTAAGCGTCTCCTTTAGTAATGAAAGTGATGGATATTACAATCTCCTTACGGTCTGTCGTTCGATGAGCTTGACCGGAACGACTACGTTTTCCATTGATTGTTCGTGAGGCTTCTCAATGAGCTGTATTAGGCTCTGTGCAGCCCGATATCCCATTGTGCCAAAGTCTTGTGAAATGGTAGTCAGCTTGGGCTCTACAAAGCTTGCGAGATGGATATTATCAAATCCCACAATGGAGAAATCGTCGGGTACAGACAGACCCAGCTCCTTGGCGATTTGAATAATCTCTATGGCGATAATATCATTCTCAGTGACTATTCCTGTGATTCCTTGCTCCAAGATCGTTTGAATAAAGCGGATATAATACTCTCTCCCGTTGTCATCATCGTGCTTTAAATAACGTTCGGTTACGTCATTCACGCTCTGATCAATCAAATCATAATCAAACAACGCTTTTAAATAGCCAAAGTATCGTTCGCGTATCGAAGAGGAATATTCCACTTTTAGCGAGGAGATAAAGGCTATTTTTTTGTGGTTGTTCTCGATTAGATGCTTGGTTGCCTGGTAAGCACCATCAAAGTTATCCGACACAACGGACAGAAACGGAATGCCTTCAACACCTTTATCCATCGTTATAAAAGGGAATTGGGATAAATGACATTGGTACAAAATGCCGAGGTCCGAGATGCTGCTCACGGGATAAAAAATGATGCCCGAATTCGAACTTTGAAGAGCAGCCTGCAGCAGTTTCCCTTGTCCGACAATCGTGTTGGACTGGATATTGAGGGTGTATTCTGTTCCCGCAAGGTATTCATTGATTCCCTTTTCGTAATCGCCAAGACCCGGATTATGAGTGAACGGCAGGATAAGTAAAATCTCTTTGCTGGCTTTATCCAAGGAACGATTGGCCGGAAGCACGGAATTGACAAAGCTGCCCTTGCCCTGTACGCGATAGATCAGATTGGCATTCTCCAGTTCGGTGAGTGCTCTCTTGGATGTAATTCGACTCACGTTGTATTTTTTGGAGATTTCGGCTTCTGTTGGAAGTTTGTCACCGATCTTTAGTTCACCAGATTCAATCTTCGTTTTTAAGGCAATGACGATATGTTGATATAGTGGAATGTTTCCCATGTACAGTCCCCTTGCTAAATTTGATATATCATTTAATTATGGATATGTCAAAGTATTGTAAATATTTTTTGAAAGCTAAATCGTTGTTACATTGAACTTTTAGAGAGTCATCAAAACACATCCGCTAAAGGGCATCAATAACCGTGATACCATGGGATTATTCAATAATGCTTCTCCATGATAGCTTTCACTTGCAGTTCAACTCTTAGGTTTCAAACCCTGAGAAAGGTCTTAGTCTCATAGTATATATATGTGCTAAAGATTTCAAGGATAATCGCTTACATCACCAAAAAATAGAAATGTAAGCGCTAGACAAATACGATAGTATATCATATAATCAGTTTGTAATTGAACATGATATATCAAATATTGGGGGTTGGTTGAGTGTTTACTTCGAAAAAGGGGAAAGTTGTAATATCAATGTTGCTAGCATCGTCCCTGCTCGTTACAGCTTGTGGTGGTAAATCAGAGGAAGCGAAGAAACCGGATTCTGGTGATGCGAGCACGAAAACGACAGAAATTTCGCTCTTAAGACCAAGCTGGAACAACCTGCGGCCTGCATCAAGCGATTTGTGGATGTGGAAAGAATACGAGAAAATGTCCGGAATTAAAGTGAACTGGGAAGAGCTCACGGATATCGGCGAGAAGAAAAACGTCATTTTGACCAGAGGCGATCTGCCTGATGCGTTCTATCAAGTGGACTGGAACAATGGAGAATTGCTGAAATACGGTAAGCAAGGTCTGTTCTTGCCGCTGGAGGATTTGATCAAGGAGCATGCGCCGAATCTGCAGAAGTATCTCGAGGAGAACGAAGATGTAAGAAAAGGGTTAACCAGTGCGGATGGTCACATCTATGCAACTCCTTATCTCGACCCATATCCGGAAGGTAACCGGACGATCCGCTTGTGGATCAACAAGAAGTGGCTGGACAACCTCGGCATGGAGGTTCCTAAGACCACTGTCGAGCTGGAAGAGGCTTTGATGGCATTCGTTACGAAGGATCCAAACGGCAATGGCCAGAACGATGAGCAGGGCTGGTATATGCCAAGTGGTTCGCTTGGCTGGACCTTCGAGCAGATGATGATGGGTTCCTTTGGCATTGGTAACGGCGGCCGCAAGGCATTAGGTAACTTTATCTATGTTGATGATAACGATGAGATTCAGCTTACGATTACAGCCGACGGGTATAAAGAGCTTCTGAAGTACGAGAACCGGATGTACAAAAACGGGGCTATCAACAAGCAGGCTTTCAGCGGCGTTGACTATGACAAATGGACTGCTGACGCTGCAAAAGATACGGTCGGCGCTTGGAACTGGGCGGCACCGGATTATGTCGGCGAGAGCGTAAAGGATGATTTTGTCGCAATTAACGTTCTTGCTGGTCCTAACGGAGATACCGCTTCCCTGACCGATTCCCAGGTTGCGGGCGCATCCAGTCTTGTCGTCACGAAGGATGCGAAGGACCCAGGAGCTATTCTGAAATGGGTTGACTATTTCTACAGTGAAGAAGGCAGCGTGTTTGGCTATCTCGGTAAAGAAGGCGTTACCTACAATATGGAAGACGGCAAGATGGTCTACATCGATGAGATCTTGAACTACAAAGATGGTATCGGGCTCGGAGCATTCCAGCACGTAGATAACGTGTATGGCGGGTATTTCCCATACATAGAGCTTTCTCCGGAAGTTAGAGCGGCTGCAGGCAAAAAAGAAGCAATGGTCTACACGGATTTGACGGAAGAGACATTGCCAAGTGTAATGCTGCCAGACCTGCCGGCAACCATCGAGGAAGCGAATGAATCCTCCTCTATTCTTGCAGACGTAGGTAACTTTGTCGGACAGATGCGTGTTGAGTTTGTTACAGGCACCAAGGATATCGACAAAGAGTGGGATAACTACATTGCGCAGTTGAAAAAAATGGGTTCGGATAAATACTTGGAAATCAAGCAAACGCAATACAAACGTTATAAAGAGAGCTAAACGATCTGTTGTTTGGGGAGATTCTTAGGGAATCTCCCCAAATTTTAAGGAGAGGGGAAAACTATGGAATCTTCACTTCACAAGAAAAATCTTCTTAAGCCGAAACGCAATTCATTTCGGAAGCATAAATGGTTGTATATCATGATGCTTCTGCCACTAACCTCCTTGATTATATGGAACTACATCCCGATGTACGGGATTATTATTTCGTTTAAAGACTACTCTCCAGCACTCGGAATTATGGACAGTCCGTGGGTGGGCTTTGCCCATTTCGAAAGATTTTTTAACGCCTTCTATTTCTGGGATGTTATTATCAACACCCTGCGAATCAGTCTGTACAGCCTCCTTGTTGGCATTCCGCTGCCGATTATATTAGCTGTCATGTTTAATGAGCTTCGCAGTAAGAAGTATAAGTCTCTTGTACAAACCATTTCCTACATTCCTAACTTTATTTCGATTGTTATCATTGTCGGTATGGTTACGTTTTTTACGTCTCCGGTCGACGGTGTTATTAATGCCATAATTGAGTATTTCGGCGGCACGCCAATTGATTTTATCGGCGATCCGAAGTTGTTTCCACACGTTTTTGTCTGGTCTGGTATTTGGCAGACGGTCGGTTGGGGGACGTTGATCTATACCGCTGCGATGTCCGGCATTCCGCAAGACCAATATGAAGCCGCTTATCTTGAAGGTGCATCCCGAATGCAGTGCATTCGCCACATTACGATTCCGGCGATCATGCCGACCATTGTGATCTGCGCCATCTTAGCCACCGGGTCCGTCATGTCAGTTGGATTCGAAAAGGTACTGTTAATGCAGAATGATGCAAACCTTGCTACATCCGAGGTTTTGTCAACATATACGTATAAAGCGGGTATTTTGAATGCGGAATATAGCTTCTCTGCTGCTGTGGGCTTTTTTAACAATATCATTAACTTTATCGTTCTGTATCTGGTGAATAAATTCGCTCAGAAATTTAGTGAGACAAGCCTGTGGTAAGGAGGGGCAACTATGCAGTTATTTCTATCTAGAGAAGACAAAATTTTTAATTGGATCAACATATCAGTGATTGGAATCATTACACTGATTATTTTGTATCCATTATTGTTTGTTGTGTTTGCATCGCTCAGTGATCCCCGTCAAATATTCGACAATGCCTTATTGCTCTGGCCTCGAGGCTTTACATTAGAAGGATATAAGCGGGTGTTTGATAACCCGGATATATGGATGGGCTTCAAAAATGCTGTGATCTACACCGGGCTGGGAACAGCCGTTAACGTCATGATGACAACGCTGGCGGCATACCCGTTATCCCGGCGGGATTTTCGGGGACGGAATTTTATTACGATCTTGTTTACGTTCACGATGTTCTTCTCCGGCGGTCTGATTCCTACGTATTTGGTTAACCAACAATTGGGCATTATCAACACCATGTGGGTTATGATTCTGCCGGGTGCGGTCAGCGTATACAACATGATTATTATGCGTACCTACTTCCAGCAGAACATTCCCGTAGAGCTGGAGGAAAGTGCATTTATTGACGGAGCTACCGATATGCAGCTGCTGATCAAGGTTGTATTGCCACTTTCAACGCCAATTATCGCGGTAATGATGATGTTCTATGGCGTGGGCAGATGGAACGGTTATTTCGATGCCATGATTTATTTGTCGGATCGTGACTTGTTCCCGTTGCAGCTGATTTTGAGGGAAATCCTCGTACAGAACCAGATGGGCGATGTGGCCAATCAGGCGATCATGACCAGCAACCAAAGCGAGGTCAATATGATCAAGCAGTCAATCAAGTATGCTGTGGTTATTGTATCCAGTATTCCGGTACTTCTTTTCTATCCGGTCGTGTCCAAGTATTTTGAAAAAGGGATTATGATTGGTGCTATCAAAGGTTAAGTATCATACGCTCGTTCTGTGTTCCATGAAAGACACCATTCTTTATTCCTGTGATGGGAAATAGAATGGTGTTTTGTTCGTGCCCCTGAACACTTGCCCAGGCCTCTGCATAGCATATAACACAACTTTTAGCGGCTTCGGGAAGGGTGTGGCCTTGCGATGGGCATTCATTTGACGGCAATTCATTATGTGTATCTGGCGTTTATCGTGTTTATTATGGCGTTGCTGATCCGGCGACGGGATACAACGATGATATGCGTAGCTGGTATTTTTGCGCTGGGGGTGCTGGCGACCGAGACGCTGGCCGGATCGGTATCCGGTATATTCAATTCCTTTATTTATGCGACAAAAGAGCTGATGGGAACCATTATGATCATCTCGATCATTGTAGCCATGAGCCGGGTTCTCATCCTTACGGGCATTAATGAGACGATGGTGTCACCGCTGACCCGCTTCCTGCGAACACCTGCAATGCTATACTGGGGTATTGGTATCATCATGATGATCACGTCATTTTTCTTCTGGCCGTCTCCGGCGGTGGCGCTGATCGGTGCTGTACTGCTACCAGTGGCAGCCCGAGTAGGACTGACTGCACTAGGCACTCCAAGACTTGGGAGGCCCGCACGAATTGCAACAGGTAAGAGAACAGCCCCTAACAGTGCCACAGCTGGTGATGGCCAAAAGAACCACGAAATAAACATCATTAACAGACCAATCGTCCAGTAAGCAAGTGCAGGTGTTTTAATGATTTTTGTAAAAGGAGCAATCATGACCTCATTAATACCAGAAATCCGACTCATGGCAACGATAATAGAAATAATAAGAATAATCGACAACAGCTCTGTAATGGCATAAATAAAACTATTAAAAACACCACTAATGGACGCAGTTAAATCGCCTGTAGCAAAGATTGCTAGCATGAAGATGCCTACTACACAAATGAGGGTGGTATCGCGACGTTTAACCATAAAGCCAATGATAAGGACAATAAAAACAACGTAAATCCAATGGAGAGCCGTGAATTCTATCCCCGTACTTTTCCCCCTCAAAATTCAAGTCTGGTTCTATAGAATATGAAAAAGGTTGGTGATGAATTTGAAAAAATTCACCTTAAGTAGACTTGTTATATGATTTGATAATTGAAAAAGTATATATTTTAGTTACTTCTGCAAATGCTGCTTTAATCTCCTCGATTGTATAAACATCTTCAAGTATGAAGTGTCTCACCTAAACTAACTGGAGTTTCAGTGAAGAAGGAAATGGTATAATTAAAAAAATATGTATATGATAAGTTATAATGTCCTAAATTTATTTTAATTAAAAATACAACGGGTAATTTTCTATAAAAAATCTATTCAACAAAAGGAAATCATCTCTACATTATTTAGTGGGGGAGAAATTAAATAAGGGATATTAATCAGAGTTGTAATAGAGGATAGTAGTTAGAAGTTTAGAACAAATAAATACAAAAAAGAATTGAAAATGTTGACTCTTTTGAAACTACAGTACAGTTTTAATTTATCATCTCCAGGTAGGATTCGAAAATGATTAGTATTAGGAATGATGGTATATACACCGAAGATGGGGGAATAAAAGTGGAAGCAATAATAGATCAAAGGAAATGGCATTGGCCCGACTATTTTCTATTTCTCATGCGTACGGTATGGTTTTCTTTTAATGGATACGCGATATTCGTTAGTACGATTGGTTCGGAAAAGTGGATTATACTTTTATGGGCTAGTTGTTCTTATATCATACCCCATCTATTTTATCGGCCTGGGCTTATAAAGTTCCATTATTATTTAATGGCCGAGGTGTTGTTAACGGGGTCTTTGTTTATTTACTTATCAAGACAGTATGATATATCAGTGACTTACAGTTTTTTACTTGTGCCTATCCTTACTCTTGCTTATGCTTGTCAAGTTAAGCCATTAATTTGGTTAGGACCTTTCGCCGTATTAGCTAGTACATGGGCAGGCAGTCTCTTTACTAATCAGGATTTCTTTAAACTCTTCATTGATACTACTATTTTTTATGGTATTGGGTTTTGCTTAGGAAGGATGACCATCGTCAATAAAGCTAATAAAGAGTTAATTGCCTCTATAGAGGAAAAAAATAAGGATTTGGAGTATTACTCCAAAAAAATTGAGGAACTGACGATAAAGGAAGAACGAAATAGAGTTTCACAAGATTTGCATGATACGGTAGGCCATATTTTCACATCGGTCATAACAAGCTTAGATGCCCTTCCTTTTCTATATCGGGCAGATCAAAAAGAAGCAGAAAAAAGTATAAAAGAGATTTCAGATTTAGCACGGAATGGCTTGAACGATGTGAGAAAGACAATTCACCATATGTCTCCAACGGACCATCAGACACTTGTTGAATCAGTGAAAGAATTGATTGCTGATTTTATGAAACATACATCAACAGATATACAACTGAATGTCAAAGGGGAAGCGACCAAAGTCAGTGAAAGAGTAAAGTTTGCCATTATTCGTTGTATCCAAGAAGGACTTACAAATGCGAAAAGACATGGTCAGGCTACTTTTATTAAAGTAAATATTTCGTTTGAACAAGAAGAATTGATCGTTCTTATCGAAGATAATGGAAATGGTTGTCATAAATTAAATTTAGGATTTGGCTTATGCTCCATGAAAGATCGAATATCGGCATTAGCGGGTACGGTTAACTTTGATTCTAAATTGAATAATGGTATGAGGATCACGTGTAACATACCTATGGCAAAGGAAGTTTAATGATCATGATTAAAGCGGCAATCGTTGAAGATCAAGAGATTCTAAGAAAAAGTTTAAAAATTGTGATTGAAAATATTTCTGACATTGAGATTGTTGGAACTGCAGAAAATGGAGAAGAGGCAATTGCTTTATGCGAAAGGGAAAACCTTGATATTCTTTTAATGGATATTCAAATGCCGGTGATGGATGGGGTTAAGGCAACAGAAGAAATAAAAAAACGTTGGCCCAATATAAAAGTGATCATCCTTACTACTTTTCAAGATGTCACTCATGTGTTGAATGCCTTAAATGCTGGTGCAGAGGGTTATATATTAAAGGCTGTTGATCCAGAATATTTAGTTCAGGGAATTAAAATGGTGTATTACGGAGGCTCCCTCATTCCTCAACAATTAGCAAAAGAGGTGTTTGGTCAAATACAATTAAAAAATAACTCACACACGGATCAAGACCATAACGCTATGATTCATCCCTATGATTTAAATAATCAAGAAATAAAAGTTCTCAAATGTTTAACCCAAGGATTGTCCAATAAAGACATTACAGAAAAAATGTTTCTTTCCATGGGAACTGTGAAAAATTATGTTTCTACCATTTATTCGAAATTGA
Above is a window of Paenibacillus uliginis N3/975 DNA encoding:
- a CDS encoding glycerophosphodiester phosphodiesterase family protein encodes the protein MVKNKKRWKKIIPFILVLFIFIFLNNTSLLTKERTGEPLLLAHRGLGQTFTMEGIEADTCTASRIYEPEHPYLENTIPSMEAAFDAGADLVELDIKPTKDGQFAVFHDWTLGCRTNVQGMVMDYTMEELKNIDIGYGYTADKGATYPFRGKGTGLMPSLSEVLSTFPDSSFLIHIKSSDAKEGAQLAEYLQNLPEEHLSKLTVYGDDAPISTLKAQLPSLRVMSKATLKSCLVSYTGASWTGYIPSVCRNTQLHIPEKYARYLWGWPDKFLNRMDSVNTRVIVVAGNGGWSEGFDSEQDLERLPTDYSGGLWTNRIDLIAPALKLGELKP
- a CDS encoding FHA domain-containing protein; this encodes MDKSSFLMVERGNPYERGDIIPLTSKMIILGRKGKQWDPDISFDNVFVSRKHAALLYKNGRFFIKDLNSKHGTFVNQERLAPNGERPLQNADSVALAGDLIVLSFSILSMDETMDITPLMKQMAVVEAPGGVKLDPFKQELVFGEDVYAFSEKEYKCMEMLIHHKGQFVSKEQLKLEVWPERSYSIGEIPDVSAEELNALIYRVRKKTRHILSIESIRGKGYILHSKD
- a CDS encoding GH92 family glycosyl hydrolase codes for the protein MLHYIDTRQGSNNKHSYSNGNTLPYTSVPFGMNHFVVQTNDQGSWFFNPNDRVFQGIRLTHQPSPWMGDFAHFLMTPVADDKIRGSIFSCQSSYRPEEAIFKPHYVRVKQQRYNITTELVPSCYGASLRIKYNSSQQAGLVLNAKGKSSLQWDAASRKVSGFISNFSGCQDENFGIYIVMTFNKDIDPSTSGFYNAKEQLENVAVLEGTDQHAVIRFTDCEKDTLEVKLATSFISLEQAELNYQREIATSFENMKEEAANAWNHYLNKIKVTHHNEEYLKTFYTCLYRMFLFPQKFYELDGNMEPIHYDTTAKAVKKGILYTNNGFWDTYKTVYPLYSIIAPQEYKEMLEGYLNSYREAGFLPKWLSPDERGLMPGTLIDAVIADAAVKGIADPLLPELLEAMLKAATTQSEMNIYGRQGTLDYLKYGYVPSNYHESVNHTLDYAYSDYCISRVADVLGNTELADRYRQSALNYRNIFDAETGFMRAKDQNGQFRPDFNDTSWGLDYAEGSAWQTSFAVFQDFEGLIEGYGSKERFFNKITELCNKAPDFDVKGYGFEIHEMSEMAAIDFGQVAISNQPSFHIPYLFNYVGQPASSQVVIKQILTNLFNSGFDGFPGDEDNGSMAGWYVFSSMGFYPVCPGSGEYVLGIPLFDSVTIELPNGKQMQVHTDNNNPQSNFVANVKLDGEDYTKLYIKHEDIMDGKTLDFRLGLAPSFRQYEQDEIPFSISKK
- a CDS encoding GntR family transcriptional regulator; translated protein: MGNIPLYQHIVIALKTKIESGELKIGDKLPTEAEISKKYNVSRITSKRALTELENANLIYRVQGKGSFVNSVLPANRSLDKASKEILLILPFTHNPGLGDYEKGINEYLAGTEYTLNIQSNTIVGQGKLLQAALQSSNSGIIFYPVSSISDLGILYQCHLSQFPFITMDKGVEGIPFLSVVSDNFDGAYQATKHLIENNHKKIAFISSLKVEYSSSIRERYFGYLKALFDYDLIDQSVNDVTERYLKHDDDNGREYYIRFIQTILEQGITGIVTENDIIAIEIIQIAKELGLSVPDDFSIVGFDNIHLASFVEPKLTTISQDFGTMGYRAAQSLIQLIEKPHEQSMENVVVPVKLIERQTVRRL
- a CDS encoding extracellular solute-binding protein, whose product is MLLASSLLVTACGGKSEEAKKPDSGDASTKTTEISLLRPSWNNLRPASSDLWMWKEYEKMSGIKVNWEELTDIGEKKNVILTRGDLPDAFYQVDWNNGELLKYGKQGLFLPLEDLIKEHAPNLQKYLEENEDVRKGLTSADGHIYATPYLDPYPEGNRTIRLWINKKWLDNLGMEVPKTTVELEEALMAFVTKDPNGNGQNDEQGWYMPSGSLGWTFEQMMMGSFGIGNGGRKALGNFIYVDDNDEIQLTITADGYKELLKYENRMYKNGAINKQAFSGVDYDKWTADAAKDTVGAWNWAAPDYVGESVKDDFVAINVLAGPNGDTASLTDSQVAGASSLVVTKDAKDPGAILKWVDYFYSEEGSVFGYLGKEGVTYNMEDGKMVYIDEILNYKDGIGLGAFQHVDNVYGGYFPYIELSPEVRAAAGKKEAMVYTDLTEETLPSVMLPDLPATIEEANESSSILADVGNFVGQMRVEFVTGTKDIDKEWDNYIAQLKKMGSDKYLEIKQTQYKRYKES
- a CDS encoding ABC transporter permease, producing MESSLHKKNLLKPKRNSFRKHKWLYIMMLLPLTSLIIWNYIPMYGIIISFKDYSPALGIMDSPWVGFAHFERFFNAFYFWDVIINTLRISLYSLLVGIPLPIILAVMFNELRSKKYKSLVQTISYIPNFISIVIIVGMVTFFTSPVDGVINAIIEYFGGTPIDFIGDPKLFPHVFVWSGIWQTVGWGTLIYTAAMSGIPQDQYEAAYLEGASRMQCIRHITIPAIMPTIVICAILATGSVMSVGFEKVLLMQNDANLATSEVLSTYTYKAGILNAEYSFSAAVGFFNNIINFIVLYLVNKFAQKFSETSLW
- a CDS encoding carbohydrate ABC transporter permease, with the protein product MQLFLSREDKIFNWINISVIGIITLIILYPLLFVVFASLSDPRQIFDNALLLWPRGFTLEGYKRVFDNPDIWMGFKNAVIYTGLGTAVNVMMTTLAAYPLSRRDFRGRNFITILFTFTMFFSGGLIPTYLVNQQLGIINTMWVMILPGAVSVYNMIIMRTYFQQNIPVELEESAFIDGATDMQLLIKVVLPLSTPIIAVMMMFYGVGRWNGYFDAMIYLSDRDLFPLQLILREILVQNQMGDVANQAIMTSNQSEVNMIKQSIKYAVVIVSSIPVLLFYPVVSKYFEKGIMIGAIKG
- a CDS encoding sensor histidine kinase; translation: MAEVLLTGSLFIYLSRQYDISVTYSFLLVPILTLAYACQVKPLIWLGPFAVLASTWAGSLFTNQDFFKLFIDTTIFYGIGFCLGRMTIVNKANKELIASIEEKNKDLEYYSKKIEELTIKEERNRVSQDLHDTVGHIFTSVITSLDALPFLYRADQKEAEKSIKEISDLARNGLNDVRKTIHHMSPTDHQTLVESVKELIADFMKHTSTDIQLNVKGEATKVSERVKFAIIRCIQEGLTNAKRHGQATFIKVNISFEQEELIVLIEDNGNGCHKLNLGFGLCSMKDRISALAGTVNFDSKLNNGMRITCNIPMAKEV
- a CDS encoding response regulator transcription factor, yielding MIKAAIVEDQEILRKSLKIVIENISDIEIVGTAENGEEAIALCERENLDILLMDIQMPVMDGVKATEEIKKRWPNIKVIILTTFQDVTHVLNALNAGAEGYILKAVDPEYLVQGIKMVYYGGSLIPQQLAKEVFGQIQLKNNSHTDQDHNAMIHPYDLNNQEIKVLKCLTQGLSNKDITEKMFLSMGTVKNYVSTIYSKLNVKNRSSAITKAMEESLIEDKKH